One stretch of Methylopila sp. 73B DNA includes these proteins:
- a CDS encoding glycosyltransferase family 92 protein produces the protein MRIPGLKRLRRWARKRARRYSERSTIPLPAIGAPPEGNREIAVATIFKDEAPYIAEWIDFHRFLGVSHFYFYDNGSADDGPEIVRSYTRLGLATLIPWRNFNPQINLQTLGYAHALSNFGASYRWMGFFDIDEFMCPMSGASLTETLDGYLDVAALGVVGLHFGTSGHATPPEGLVIEAYRQAASLRAQASFPPLLNTKCFVQPSKIVATKNAHSFGLAGTDAVCFTEARTSIRKAAREQPGDLSCDVIRYNHYFTRSQSEFEAKLTRSSVRGPSLPVVKQLRPRMFAAIEGMATPDHAIDVHLGAFKAWRAAEAARGAAALDARP, from the coding sequence ATGCGAATTCCAGGACTGAAGCGGCTGCGCCGCTGGGCGCGCAAGCGGGCTCGCCGCTACTCGGAACGCAGCACGATTCCGCTTCCCGCCATCGGTGCGCCACCTGAGGGAAACCGGGAGATCGCGGTCGCTACGATCTTCAAGGACGAGGCGCCCTACATCGCCGAGTGGATTGATTTCCACCGCTTCCTCGGCGTCTCCCACTTCTACTTCTACGATAACGGATCGGCCGACGACGGCCCCGAGATCGTCCGATCCTACACGCGGCTGGGGCTCGCCACCCTCATCCCGTGGCGGAACTTCAATCCGCAGATAAACCTCCAGACCCTTGGCTACGCGCATGCGCTGAGCAATTTCGGCGCGAGCTACCGCTGGATGGGATTCTTCGACATCGACGAGTTCATGTGCCCGATGTCGGGCGCCTCGCTGACCGAAACGCTCGACGGATACCTCGATGTGGCGGCGCTCGGCGTCGTCGGGCTGCACTTCGGCACGTCCGGCCACGCGACCCCGCCTGAAGGCCTGGTGATCGAGGCGTACCGACAAGCTGCCTCGCTTCGCGCCCAGGCCTCGTTTCCGCCGCTCCTCAACACGAAATGCTTCGTCCAGCCGTCGAAAATCGTGGCGACCAAGAACGCCCACAGCTTCGGTCTCGCCGGAACGGACGCCGTGTGCTTCACGGAAGCGCGCACCTCGATCCGGAAGGCCGCGCGCGAACAGCCCGGCGATCTCTCCTGCGACGTCATCCGTTACAATCACTACTTTACTCGATCGCAGTCCGAGTTCGAGGCGAAGCTGACGCGCTCGAGCGTCCGCGGCCCGTCCCTTCCCGTCGTGAAGCAGCTCAGGCCGCGCATGTTCGCGGCGATCGAAGGCATGGCGACGCCGGACCATGCGATCGACGTGCATCTCGGCGCGTTCAAGGCATGGCGCGCCGCCGAAGCCGCCCGAGGAGCCGCGGCGCTCGATGCCCGACCGTGA
- a CDS encoding glycosyltransferase encodes MRQGPTPVERARIALFIRSLKGNGAERSMGNLAAALAARGHEVDLVLANASGPFLKDVPPEVRVVDLKVRTALGALSLAVRRPSDFAVLLPVLASPRAPRALGAIPALARYLRARRPQALLSALDMGNVAAVIARDLAGVDVRVALSQRNHFTSDLLNARDPTVARLAPIVRRFYPRADRIVAVSDGVAEDLAERCGLPRTAVATIYNPVVGPSLARLAAEPVDEPWYGDGAGPVLLAVGKLKPQKDFPTLLRAFAALRATRPARLVILGEGPDRAALETLARELGVGGEVRMPGFDDNPFAHMARADLFVLSSAFEGLPGVLIQALACGCPAVSTDCPSGPREILEGGRHGALVPVGDATALASAIARALDTPPDRAALRARAGFFSFERSAEAYERVLLASPDRPRG; translated from the coding sequence GTGAGGCAGGGGCCAACGCCCGTCGAGCGGGCCCGGATCGCCCTGTTCATCCGCTCGCTCAAAGGCAACGGCGCCGAGCGCTCCATGGGAAATCTCGCCGCGGCGCTGGCGGCGCGCGGCCATGAGGTCGATCTCGTCCTCGCGAACGCCTCCGGTCCCTTCCTGAAGGACGTTCCTCCGGAGGTCCGTGTCGTCGACCTGAAGGTGAGGACCGCCCTGGGCGCGCTCTCGCTTGCGGTCCGGCGCCCTTCTGATTTCGCGGTGTTGCTGCCCGTGCTCGCCAGTCCCCGTGCGCCGCGCGCTCTCGGCGCCATACCGGCGCTGGCGCGTTATCTGAGGGCGCGGCGGCCGCAGGCGCTGCTGTCGGCGCTCGACATGGGCAACGTCGCAGCGGTGATCGCGCGCGACCTCGCTGGCGTCGATGTTCGCGTGGCGCTCAGCCAGCGCAACCACTTCACCTCCGACCTTCTCAACGCTCGGGACCCGACCGTCGCGCGGCTTGCGCCGATCGTGCGCCGGTTCTACCCGCGCGCCGATCGCATCGTCGCGGTCTCGGACGGCGTCGCGGAGGATCTGGCAGAGCGCTGCGGCCTGCCCCGGACGGCGGTCGCCACGATCTACAACCCCGTGGTCGGCCCCTCGCTCGCGCGTCTCGCGGCGGAGCCGGTCGACGAGCCCTGGTACGGCGACGGCGCGGGCCCCGTGTTGCTCGCGGTCGGCAAACTCAAGCCGCAGAAGGATTTCCCCACTCTGCTGCGCGCTTTCGCCGCGCTGCGCGCGACGCGCCCGGCGCGGCTGGTCATCCTCGGCGAAGGACCCGACCGCGCGGCGCTCGAAACGTTGGCGCGCGAGCTCGGCGTCGGCGGCGAGGTCCGCATGCCGGGCTTCGACGACAACCCCTTCGCCCACATGGCGCGGGCCGATCTCTTCGTGCTGTCGTCCGCGTTCGAGGGCCTGCCAGGCGTGCTGATCCAAGCGCTCGCCTGCGGGTGTCCCGCGGTAAGCACGGACTGCCCGAGCGGCCCGCGCGAGATTCTCGAAGGCGGCCGCCACGGAGCCCTGGTTCCGGTCGGCGACGCCACGGCGCTCGCGAGCGCGATCGCGCGCGCGCTGGACACGCCGCCCGACCGCGCGGCGCTGCGCGCACGCGCAGGCTTTTTCTCGTTCGAGCGCTCGGCCGAAGCCTATGAGCGGGTGCTGCTCGCCTCTCCGGATCGTCCACGGGGTTGA
- a CDS encoding ABC transporter ATP-binding protein, translating into MSPAKPPPTPAKPAPPGRLASLKRLASVIPLPRSIGILFFLVLAGIAEGVGVASLLPLVTLIGETGAPSKGAAKSVFDALQSYGITPSIGLFLATLVGGMLLKATLSLIALHQVGRAVADVAVKMRLDLIDALLAARWSYYVRQPVGRFSNALGGEASQAGEAYNQGAQLLAEIIQVATYVTIVTLFSWKLALLSLGVGLLMVLTLNRFVIIAKRTARKQNRHVKRMIGGLTDLLVGIKPMKAMGRHGRFQSLFERDAEIIRRAQRKQSFARHANKALQEPILAICLAVGIYAALVVWQAPAGEVLIMSVLLVRTVTTIGKAQQGLQSVRIAETGFIAVTETIELARRARESLHPGATPSFERAVAFRDVSFAYDREPVIEGASFTVPKGLVTTITGGSGAGKTTTVDLLLGLHEPTAGAVLIDGRPLPEIDLVAWRRMTGYVPQELILFHDTLLSNVTLGQPEFDRGDVERALEAAGAADFVAKLPEGVETVVGERGARLSGGQRQRIAIARALIHRPQLLILDEATTALDPDTEANIVRNVMDLARSTGLTVLAISHQPAWARAADHVVHLAEGRVVKVDSHAA; encoded by the coding sequence GTGTCCCCCGCAAAGCCTCCCCCAACGCCAGCGAAGCCCGCACCGCCGGGTCGGCTCGCGTCGCTCAAGCGGCTCGCATCGGTCATTCCGCTGCCCCGGAGCATCGGGATCCTGTTCTTCCTCGTGCTCGCAGGCATCGCGGAAGGCGTCGGCGTCGCGAGCCTGCTGCCGCTCGTCACCCTCATCGGCGAGACAGGCGCCCCTTCCAAGGGCGCGGCAAAAAGCGTCTTCGACGCTCTTCAAAGCTATGGAATTACCCCTTCCATCGGCCTGTTCCTTGCGACCCTCGTCGGCGGCATGCTGCTGAAGGCGACGCTCAGCCTGATCGCACTTCATCAGGTCGGCCGGGCGGTCGCCGACGTCGCGGTCAAGATGCGGCTTGACCTGATCGACGCGCTGCTCGCGGCGCGCTGGTCCTATTACGTCCGTCAGCCCGTCGGGCGTTTCTCAAACGCGCTCGGCGGCGAAGCCTCCCAGGCGGGCGAAGCCTACAACCAGGGCGCCCAGTTGCTTGCGGAGATCATCCAGGTCGCGACCTACGTCACCATCGTCACGCTGTTCTCTTGGAAGCTCGCGTTGCTGTCGCTCGGCGTTGGGCTGCTGATGGTGCTGACCTTGAACCGGTTCGTGATCATCGCAAAGCGGACCGCGCGGAAGCAGAACCGACACGTCAAGCGCATGATCGGCGGGCTGACTGATCTTCTCGTCGGCATCAAGCCCATGAAGGCCATGGGCCGCCACGGCCGGTTCCAATCGCTGTTCGAGCGCGACGCGGAGATCATACGTCGGGCCCAGCGCAAGCAATCTTTCGCACGCCACGCCAACAAGGCGCTGCAGGAGCCGATCCTCGCGATCTGCCTTGCGGTCGGTATCTACGCCGCGCTCGTAGTGTGGCAGGCGCCGGCCGGCGAGGTGCTGATAATGTCGGTCCTGCTCGTTCGCACCGTCACCACGATCGGCAAAGCGCAGCAGGGACTGCAGTCGGTGCGGATCGCCGAGACAGGGTTCATCGCCGTCACCGAGACGATCGAACTCGCCCGACGCGCGCGGGAATCGCTTCATCCCGGCGCGACGCCCAGCTTCGAGCGGGCGGTCGCGTTCCGGGACGTGAGCTTCGCCTACGACCGCGAGCCGGTGATCGAGGGCGCCTCGTTCACGGTGCCGAAGGGGCTGGTCACCACGATCACCGGCGGCTCCGGCGCGGGCAAGACCACCACCGTCGACCTGCTTCTCGGCCTGCACGAGCCGACCGCCGGCGCGGTGCTGATCGACGGTCGGCCGCTGCCGGAGATCGACCTCGTCGCGTGGCGGCGGATGACCGGCTACGTGCCGCAGGAGCTCATCCTGTTCCACGACACGCTGCTCTCCAACGTCACGCTGGGCCAGCCGGAGTTTGACCGGGGGGACGTCGAGCGGGCGCTGGAGGCGGCGGGCGCGGCGGACTTCGTGGCGAAGCTGCCGGAGGGCGTCGAGACGGTCGTGGGCGAGCGCGGGGCGCGGCTCTCCGGCGGACAGCGCCAGCGCATCGCCATCGCGCGGGCGCTGATCCACCGGCCGCAACTTCTGATCCTGGACGAGGCGACGACCGCGCTCGACCCGGACACCGAGGCCAACATCGTGCGCAACGTGATGGATCTGGCGCGCTCCACGGGCCTGACGGTGCTGGCGATTTCGCACCAGCCGGCCTGGGCCCGGGCGGCCGACCACGTGGTTCATCTGGCCGAAGGGCGCGTGGTGAAGGTTGACAGCCACGCCGCGTGA